TGGCACCTAAAATGAAGGCAGCAGCAATGGTCCAGGGCCTAAAGTTTCGGGGTTTCGATTTTTCGGGAATGGACTTTTTCAGTTCAGACCAAATTCCTTCCGGGGCTTCCGCCTGATCGAATTCAGTGCGGTGCTCCTTCATCCAATCATCGAGTTTCATAAGCCGATTTTAAATGATTTTGAAGCAAACTTTTTGCGTAACGCAGCTGGGTCTTGGAGTTGGATAAGCTCGTATTCAGCTCTTTGGCAATCTCTGCATGACTGTATTCCTCGAGGTAATACAATTGAAAGATTAAGCGGCATCCGGCTGGCAATTGCATGATGGCGGCATTGATTTGGCTAAAAGGCAAATCGGGCATTTCCAATTCTTCATCGCTGGATTCGAAGTCGGGAACTTCTTCCAAAGAAATGAAGGGTTTTAAGTCCTGCCGCAAATGGGCCAGGGCCTTATTAATGGCGATGCGCTTTAACCAGCCACCAAAGGCCAGCTCGTTTTCGAGCGAATCAATCTTTTCGAAGGCCTGGATAAAGCTGTCCTGCAAAAGGTCTCTGGCAATATCCTCCCGCGGAATAATGCGCAGTATGCTGTTGTAGGTGGCCCGGGAAAAATTCTGGTACAGCTGAAAGCCGGCCAGTTGATTTCCCTTGCGCATTTGGCGGATAGTCTTCTTAAGGTCGATGCTCATTAGGGGCATTTACACCCTTAGGATGCAGATGATTTCCAAAGGTTGTAAAAAGGAGGGAATTTTTTTAAGCCTAAAATTGGCCATGCCCATTAAATGCGGGAAATAAAAAACCCCGTCTCGGAAGAACCAAGACGGGGCTACCAAATGTAACCTACTAATGAACTATTTGGTGATGATCAGTTTCCGGCTCTCAGCGAATTGTTCGTTGGAGACGGTAATAAGGTAAATACCATTTTTCAACATGCTGAGGTCGAGTTCAGCATGATTTAAATTGCTGGTATTGGTATGTAAAATAGTGCGACCATTAAGATCAGTTACTTGAACAGTATGGGCTTCGCCATTAAGGCCTTCTAAGCGTACCAAGCCAGTGCTGGGGTTAGGCGCCAGGCTGAAATTGCTCATGCTGTTTTCGCTTAAACCTACATTAGGATCGAATTCAATATCGTCTACATAATAGGTTTTAGCACCCACGGCAATACCCGGTGTTCCGAAGTTCGGGAATACTACTACCACATCATAGCTTTTGCTTAAATCCAAGGCAGGAGTACCGGCGCTGTTATTGGCAAAATTGAAGTACAAGGTTTCCCAGGCTCCGGCCACAGTAGTAGTAGCTATAGTTTCGCAAGTGATAGTTCCATCAGCGGAATTTTCAACCTTCAAGAGGAAGTCGGTACCGGCATCAGGAGACCAAACGCGCATTTTCATGCCAGTTTGATTGGCAACAAAAGGAATGGGGTTTTTCATACCACCAGTGGTTACGGTAATACCGCCCCATACTTCTGCGCCGCCAGATTTGTCGATCTTCAATACCATATTGCTGGCATTGGTTGGATCAGCGGTTAAGCTATCTGAACAACCACCAAATTCGGTAGTAACATCGTAATCTACATTGGGATCATCGAAGGTGATGGGTAAGTCGATGGTATCCAAATTAGCGGCAGGCATAATCACGCCAAAGCTGATATCGTCAATATAATAGGTCTTAGCACCTGCGGTAGCACCATCTACACCGAAGTTGGGGAATACCACTACTTTGTCATAAGTGTTAGCATAGTTAATAGCCGCGGTTCCGGCTGCTTGATTGCTGAAATCGAATACCAAAGTATCCCAGCCAGCAGCAGTAGTAGTGGTATCTACAGTTTCTACTGAAATAGTAGGATCATTAGAATCCTCAATTTTCATTCGCACTTCAATACCTGCATCGGGAGACCAAATGCGCAGACTCATTAAATGGTCATTGGCTGTGAAAGGTACTGGAGCGGACAATCCATTTTTGGTAACAACAATACCGGCCCAGGTTTGAGCGGCACCGTCCTTGGTAAATTCGGATACCATATTAGTAGGATCGGTTGGATCCACTACGATGGTGTCGGTACAACCACCAAATTCGTCACTGCTGTAATCAATGGCAGAATTATCGAAGGTAATGGGTAAAGAAGGTAAAACCGGACCGGTAGAAGCAAATTGAATATCGTCTACATAATAGGTTTTAGCACCAGCAGTAGCACCATCCACACCGAAGTTCGGGAATACTACTACCTTATCATAGGTATTGGCAAAGTTGATAGCCGCGGTTCCTGAAGCGTTATTGGCAAAATCGAAGGTGAGGGTTTCCCAACCATTAGCCATGGTGGTAGTATCTACGGTTTCTACGGAAACTGTAGGATCATTAGCATCCTCAATTTTCATACGTACCTCGATGCCAGCATCAGGAGAGTATACGCGCATGGTCATAGTGGTATTGCCACTGGCAAAAGGAATAGGATTAGCTAGGCCATTGGCAGAAAGGATAATTCCTGCCCAGGTTTGAGCAGATCCGTCCTTATCGATTTGGGTAACCATATTAGTAGGATCAGTAGGATCAGCTACAATGGTATCGGTACATCCACCAAACTCCGAAGACACGTAATTTACATTCGGGTCATCGAAGGTAATGGGGAGGTCCATTTGACTGGCCGCACCACAAGGGCCGCAGGCTTCCCAACAAACTACATCTAAAATGGTGTCGCCGCTGAAGGTCAAAACGCGGTTAGTAAATCCACCGGTGGTTATGGTACAAGGTAAACCTTGGGTCAGGTTTTCTTGATCATTCCAACCGTCGATGGTGAATTTATATTCGATAGTTCCTGCTGTTAAAGGAAGGGCAACCTCCCAAACGCCATCACCATCAGCATCCGACATGGGGTTACATGCGCCACACCAGTTGTTGAAGGTTCCATTTACGTGAGCCGAGGTAAAACCAGTTCCGGAATAGCCGGCCAGGTCAACCTTAAAGGTCACGGTGTCTGTTTGTGCCGATAGGTTAAAGGCCGCAAACAGAGCCATTAATAAGGTAATCTTTTTCATTAGTACTGAATTTGAGCTCTAATGTATAACTTTTGGTAAAAATGACATTAAGTAAGCTGAAAAACTTTATTATTGCCTGAAAATGAGCACTAAGTCTTAAATGTGTGTTTTACACTTTTGGTAGCTTGTACTAAATGAAAATTTGGTATTTTTGAAAACGACATCAATCAGAATCATGGCTGAAAAGACTACAAGCACGGTTCCCAAGGGTCAGAAATCCCAGTTTGCAGTTCCGTATTACGAGATATCCTACGATAAATTTTTTCAATTCGGTGTTTCCGTCGATTGTGTGGTCTTTGGCTACCATGAGAATCGCCTTAAAATTCTCCTTATTAAAAGGGGGGCCGCTCCTTTTATGGGGATGTGGGCCTTACCGGGAGAC
The Croceimicrobium hydrocarbonivorans genome window above contains:
- a CDS encoding RNA polymerase sigma factor; this encodes MSIDLKKTIRQMRKGNQLAGFQLYQNFSRATYNSILRIIPREDIARDLLQDSFIQAFEKIDSLENELAFGGWLKRIAINKALAHLRQDLKPFISLEEVPDFESSDEELEMPDLPFSQINAAIMQLPAGCRLIFQLYYLEEYSHAEIAKELNTSLSNSKTQLRYAKSLLQNHLKSAYETR
- a CDS encoding T9SS type A sorting domain-containing protein, translated to MKKITLLMALFAAFNLSAQTDTVTFKVDLAGYSGTGFTSAHVNGTFNNWCGACNPMSDADGDGVWEVALPLTAGTIEYKFTIDGWNDQENLTQGLPCTITTGGFTNRVLTFSGDTILDVVCWEACGPCGAASQMDLPITFDDPNVNYVSSEFGGCTDTIVADPTDPTNMVTQIDKDGSAQTWAGIILSANGLANPIPFASGNTTMTMRVYSPDAGIEVRMKIEDANDPTVSVETVDTTTMANGWETLTFDFANNASGTAAINFANTYDKVVVFPNFGVDGATAGAKTYYVDDIQFASTGPVLPSLPITFDNSAIDYSSDEFGGCTDTIVVDPTDPTNMVSEFTKDGAAQTWAGIVVTKNGLSAPVPFTANDHLMSLRIWSPDAGIEVRMKIEDSNDPTISVETVDTTTTAAGWDTLVFDFSNQAAGTAAINYANTYDKVVVFPNFGVDGATAGAKTYYIDDISFGVIMPAANLDTIDLPITFDDPNVDYDVTTEFGGCSDSLTADPTNASNMVLKIDKSGGAEVWGGITVTTGGMKNPIPFVANQTGMKMRVWSPDAGTDFLLKVENSADGTITCETIATTTVAGAWETLYFNFANNSAGTPALDLSKSYDVVVVFPNFGTPGIAVGAKTYYVDDIEFDPNVGLSENSMSNFSLAPNPSTGLVRLEGLNGEAHTVQVTDLNGRTILHTNTSNLNHAELDLSMLKNGIYLITVSNEQFAESRKLIITK